Proteins encoded by one window of Candidatus Krumholzibacteriia bacterium:
- a CDS encoding energy transducer TonB, with amino-acid sequence VVDIPETVDIPPPPQELPKPQVPVEAAPDAEVEEDVEIADTLPQSFDEYVPPPPGGGGGAGNDFVAFDTKPEIVNFVNPEYSEFAREAGLEGLVMVDVLVGTNGRVKATRISKSVHPVLDQAAIQAAQRATFTPGKQRDIPVEVWVTLPYNFTLF; translated from the coding sequence AGGTCGTCGACATCCCCGAGACGGTCGACATCCCGCCGCCCCCGCAGGAGCTTCCGAAACCCCAGGTGCCGGTGGAGGCCGCGCCCGACGCGGAGGTGGAGGAGGACGTCGAGATCGCGGACACGCTGCCCCAGAGTTTCGACGAGTACGTGCCACCGCCCCCCGGTGGAGGTGGGGGAGCGGGCAACGACTTCGTGGCCTTCGACACCAAGCCCGAGATCGTGAACTTCGTGAACCCCGAGTACTCGGAGTTCGCGCGGGAGGCCGGACTGGAGGGTCTGGTGATGGTCGACGTGCTCGTCGGCACCAACGGTCGGGTGAAGGCCACGCGGATCTCCAAGAGCGTGCACCCCGTGCTCGACCAGGCGGCGATCCAGGCCGCGCAGCGCGCGACCTTCACGCCGGGCAAGCAGCGTGACATCCCGGTCGAGGTCTGGGTCACGTTGCCGTACAATTTCACGCTGTTCTAG